In one Lolium rigidum isolate FL_2022 chromosome 3, APGP_CSIRO_Lrig_0.1, whole genome shotgun sequence genomic region, the following are encoded:
- the LOC124699594 gene encoding putative clathrin assembly protein At1g33340: MKVFRGKIWTALGSVMDHAGAAASTKASTAAAPDRALLTDIEAAIARCTDGGGGGGSVSDDRHVHEILFLVSNAPGAITFLSRRITARLEAARTPATALRSLLLVHRLLRAGDRYFEQDFRGLWASRDLRVNAPRCGCSCSPLAASGAGVNYVTASVAAATGACSFLHGYTAYIEERMQWVINQSGNLEPTPPPQQDPDDGKPHPHSSYDHAAAEALLFKLAMCQRLLDVAIQLLPDNNTSASAAARSAFGIVLRESFKVYDAFKEGLDLMLRSRSVGLTKSLRVSAHEVLRKACAQTPELKDFYHKCKKSNVGKVMEYPVVRVVTQAIELVPPVSREDELESGEVAQESEGDTSFESKLETTISPVWVEFDDDDQQAGRETTGDDHGSLQAQQPS, from the coding sequence ATGAAGGTGTTCAGGGGCAAGATTTGGACAGCACTAGGGTCAGTCATGGACCATGCAGGCGCAGCCGCCTCCACCAAGGCttccacggcggcggcgccggaccgAGCGCTCCTAACCGACATCGAGGCTGCCATCGCGCGGTGCACCGACGGAGGCGGCGGGGGCGGGAGCGTCAGCGACGACCGGCATGTGCACGAGATCCTCTTTCTCGTCTCCAACGCGCCGGGCGCGATCACCTTCCTCTCCCGCCGCATCACGGCGCGCCTCGAGGCCGCGCGCACCCCGGCCACCGCGCTCCGGTCTCTGCTCCTCGtccaccgcctcctccgcgcCGGCGACCGCTACTTCGAGCAGGACTTCCGCGGCCTCTGGGCCTCCCGCGACCTCCGCGTCAACGCGCCACGGTGCGGCTGTTCCTGCTCTCCCCTCGCTGCCTCCGGCGCCGGGGTCAACTATGTCACGGCCAGCGTTGCGGCTGCCACCGGCGCCTGCTCCTTCCTCCACGGCTACACGGCCTACATCGAGGAGCGTATGCAGTGGGTGATCAACCAGTCCGGCAACCTGGAGCCCACCCCTCCGCCACAACAGGATCCCGACGATGGCAAGCCGCACCCGCACTCCTCCtacgaccacgccgccgccgaggcgcTCCTCTTCAAGCTCGCCATGTGCCAGAGGCTGCTCGACGTCGCCATCCAGCTCCTGCCGGACAACAACACGAGCGCCAGCGCCGCCGCGCGCTCGGCCTTCGGCATTGTGCTCCGGGAGAGCTTCAAAGTTTACGACGCCTTCAAGGAAGGCCTCGACCTAATGCTACGGTCAAGAAGCGTCGGCCTCACCAAGTCTCTCAGGGTTTCGGCTCACGAAGTGCTCAGGAAGGCGTGCGCTCAGACGCCCGAGCTCAAAGACTTCTACCACAAGTGCAAGAAGAGCAATGTCGGCAAGGTCATGGAGTACCCCGTCGTCAGGGTCGTCACGCAGGCGATTGAGCTCGTGCCGCCGGTGAGCAGGGAAGATGAGCTTGAAAGTGGTGAGGTGGCTCAGGAGAGCGAAGGCGACACGTCGTTTGAGAGCAAGCTGGAGACCACTATCAGCCCGGTGTGGGTGGAGTTCGACGACGATGATCAGCAGGCTGGCCGTGAGACTACCGGCGACGATCACGGCAGCTTGCAGGCCCAGCAGCCTAGCTAG